The following coding sequences lie in one Silene latifolia isolate original U9 population chromosome 5, ASM4854445v1, whole genome shotgun sequence genomic window:
- the LOC141655332 gene encoding uncharacterized protein LOC141655332, protein MRFVALLLGQGPGFVYGPEWVFPLDSVWDESLILDPLNDQLIQNERACAQGVIELRKARTQFLSQKAKCEWSKMGDENTSYFHARIKRRRARNRVFQVREVNRRVVASGNCISEEHCSLLLAPISTEEVKQAMFDIPGDKAPGPDGYSSHFFKENWAIVGTDIVAAVRGAFSSGKLLKQKAYDSVEWSFVRDMLMCLGFPERFLRLVMECVMTPTYTLSLNGDNFGFFPGMRGLRQGDPLSPLLFTICLEYFSCVVGVIQRHARFKFHPLCNRIQLTHLCFADDLILFCRGDRDSSELLLRAFNHFSKSSGLIMNKGKSNFYCNGVDDSVILHLENKFGMRRGIVPFKYLGVNVTPKRLSILDCDCLVEKIVEKIRGFGARKLSYAGRMVLIKAVLSNIHSYWARIFILPKTVIKKIEGLCRNYLWHGTDNKETPALVSWDQICHKKKHGGLGLRDLHVWNVAAIGKYVWWVAMKADHLWVRWVHAIYIKSQSWADYQPAIGSSWAWKKICQVKNIYKAKLFSTNNVEHYSIKEGYDWLRPEGPIVSWYPWMLNRWILPKHSFMVWLVAQQRLLTQDRLIKMNITTVNCCFLCGDAEESHSHLFFYCYYSRCCLQLISDWYFLQLPITECIHWWVKWRTPELSRKKIIAMIIASILAHVWFSRNKCRIEGYVIRPTVLCRMIKMEVQNRLNNCVIKSHNRRVIDWVHYLQSA, encoded by the exons atgag ATTTGTTGCTTTACTCTTGGGACAGGGGCCGGGATTTGTGTATGGACCAGAGTGGGTCTTCCCCCTTGACTCAGTCTGGGAT GAGTCTTTGATTTTGGACCCTTTGAATGACCAACTTATCCAAAATGAGAGGGCCTGTGCCCAAGGGGTGATTGAGTTGAGGAAAGCTAGAACTCAGTTCTTGAGTCAGAAAGCAAAGTGTGAATGGAGTAAAATGGGGGATGAAAATACCTCTTATTTTCATGCTCGTATCAAAAGGAGAAGAGCTAGAAATAGAGTGTTCCAG GTGAGGGAGGTTAACAGGAGAGTAGTGGCTTCTGGGAATTGCATTTCTGAAGAGCACTGCAGTTTGCTGCTTGCTCCTATTTCTACTGAGGAGGTCAAACAAGCTATGTTTGATATACCAGGAGACAAAGCTCCTGGTCCTGATGGATACAGTAGTCATTTCTTCAAAGAGAATTGGGCAATTGTAGGCACTGATATTGTGGCAGCAGTTAGAGGAGCATTTAGTTCTGGGAAATTATTGAAGCAG AAAGCCTATGACTCGGTTGAGTGGTCATTTGTTAGAGACATGTTAATGTGTCTTGGCTTCCCCGAGAGATTCTTAAGACTTGTGATGGAGTGTGTCATGACCCCTACGTACACACTATCTCTGAATGGGGATAATTTTGGTTTCTTTCCTGGCATGAGAGGGCTTAGACAGGGAGACCCCCTCTCTCCTCTCTTATTCACTATATGCTTAGAGTACTTCAGCTGCGTGGTGGGAGTGATTCAGAGGCATGCTAGGTTTAAGTTCCATCCATTATGCAACAGGATCCAGCTTACACACCTGTGCTTTGCTGATGACCTCATCCTGTTTTGTAGAGGAGACAGGGATTCTAGTGAGCTGCTGCTGAGAGCTTTCAACCACTTCTCTAAATCTTCTGGCCTCATCATGAACAAGGGTAAATCAAATTTTTATTGTAATGGTGTGGATGACTCAGTGATCCTTCATCTGGAAAATAAGTTTGGAATGAGAAGAGGAATAGTCCCTTTTAAGTACTTGGGGGTTAATGTGACCCCTAAGAGACTGTCTATCCTGGATTGTGATTGTTTGGTTGAGAAGATTGTGGAGAAAATCAGAGGTTTTGGAGCAAGGAAGCTTTCATATGCTGGTAGAATGGTGTTGATCAAAGCTGTTCTTAGTAATATCCATAGTTATTGGGCTAGAATTTTCATTCTTCCCAAAACAGTCATTAAGAAAATTGAAGGATTGTGTAGGAATTACCTATGGCATGGGACTGATAACAAGGAAACTCCTGCTCTGGTTTCTTGGGATCAGATTTGCCATAAGAAGAAGCATGGGGGTCTGGGGCTTAGGGACCTACATGTGTGGAATGTGGCTGCCATAGGTAAGTATGTGTGGTGGGTGGCCATGAAGGCTGATCATTTGTGGGTAAGATGGGTCCATGCCATTTACATTAAATCTCAATCTTGGGCAGATTATCAACCTGCAATTGGGTCTAGCTGGGCATGGAAAAAAATTTGCCAAGTCAAAAATATTTATAAGGCTAAGTTATTCTCAACCAACAATGTGGAGCATTATTCAATCAAAGAGGGGTATGATTGGCTTAGACCTGAGGGGCCTATAGTCAGTTGGTATCCTTGGATGCTAAATAGGTGGATCTTGCCTAAGCATAGTTTCATGGTGTGGCTTGTTGCTCAGCAGAGACTACTAACTCAGGATAGGCTTATCAAGATGAATATTACAACTGTCAATTGCTGTTTTCTGTGTGGTGATGCTGAAGAGAGTCACAGTCACCTGTTCTTTTACTGTTATTATAGTAGATGCTGCCTGCAACTGATATCTGACTGGTACTTTCTGCAGCTACCTATCACTGAGTGTATTCACTGGTGGGTAAAGTGGAGGACACCTGAACTTAGCAGGAAGAAGATCATTGCTATGATCATAGCAAGTATTCTGGCTCATGTCTGGTTTAGTAGAAACAAGTGCAGGATCGAGGGATATGTTATCAGGCCTACAGTCCTATGTAGGATGATTAAAATGGAGGTTCAGAATAGGTTAAACAATTGTGTCATCAAGTCTCACAATAGAAGAGTCATAGACTGGGTTCACTATCTGCAGTCTGCCTAA